Proteins encoded within one genomic window of Hevea brasiliensis isolate MT/VB/25A 57/8 chromosome 8, ASM3005281v1, whole genome shotgun sequence:
- the LOC110672594 gene encoding uncharacterized protein LOC110672594, whose product MKLSNGETNDSVKGNPPENGVDDGRHINGKIDDEIPIKLDSENQGEPEECSEIEIKDGQIADKKDSTTEIPKDIQIISPDTPHMPEMSDNTEIIPPQNSHVMKEENIAVTGDDHLQIIQPLSQLPKPEAPPGLAPSPTPKEDGLVFNRSKSLSESLTVDMPSIGKFIKERSNSLSASIANRLSSLRNNSHNYEDKETNNKMKSVDSDVTEFNISGLKVIVRLKNDEELKGRISFFSRSNCRDCTAVRSFFRQKGLKFIEINIDVFPQRAQELIERTGSSQVPQIFFNDKLFGGLVALNSLRNSGIFDQRLKEMLGSKCSGDSPAAPVYGFDEPEEESMDDMVEIVRVLRQRLPIQDRVMKMKIVKNCFAGSQMVEVLIQQLDCGRKKAVEIGKQLARKHFIHHVFGENDFEDGNHYYRFLEHQPFISKCYNFRGSTNDSEPKSAIKVGQKLNKIMSAILEFYASDDRCHVDYASISRSEEFRRYVNLAEDLHRVDLLELSTDEKLAFFMNLHNAMAIHAVIRLGCPEGVIDRRSFNSDFQYIVGGSAYSLNTIKNGILRNNRRPPYSLVKPLGAGDKRLEIALPKVNPLIHFGLCNGTRSSPTVRFFTAQGIEAELKYAAREFFQRTGMEVDLEKRAVHLTRIIKWFSADFGQERDILKWIINYLDATKAGLLTHLLGDGGPINIVYQNYDWSVNS is encoded by the exons ATGAAGCTATCTAACGGAGAAACCAATGATTCTGTCAAAGGGAACCCTCCGGAGAATGGAGTTGATGATGGCCGGCATATAAATGGGAAAATTGATGACGAGATTCCGATAAAGTTGGATTCGGAAAATCAAGGGGAACCGGAAGAATGCTCCGAAATTGAGATCAAGGACGGACAAATAGCAGATAAAAAAGACTCGACGACCGAAATACCCAAAGATATTCAAATTATCTCGCCCGATACTCCTCACATGCCTGAGATGTCGGATAATACTGAAATTATCCCGCCCCAAAACAGTCACGTAATGAAAGAGGAAAATATAGCCGTTACAGGCGATGATCATCTACAAATAATCCAACCTCTGTCTCAACTCCCAAAGCCAGAGGCACCACCAGGCCTTGCCCCTTCTCCGACGCCAAAAGAAGACGGACTTGTTTTCAATCGGTCAAAATCCTTATCGGAAAGTTTAACAGTCGACATGCCGTCAATCGGGAAATTCATTAAAGAAAGAAGCAACAGCTTATCGGCGTCGATTGCGAATCGATTATCGTCTCTGAGAAATAACAGCCACAACTATGAAGACAAGGAGACTAACAATAAGATGAAGTCTGTGGACTCAGATGTTACGGAATTCAACATATCGGGGCTCAAAGTCATAGTGAGGCTCAAAAACGATGAAGAATTAAAGGGACGAATAAGCTTCTTCTCGAGGTCAAATTGCAGGGATTGCACAGCAGTACGATCATTTTTTAGGCAGAAAGGATTGAAATTCATCGAGATTAACATCGATGTGTTCCCACAGAGAGCACAAGAGCTTATAGAAAGAACAGGGAGTTCACAGGTGCCACAAATTTTCTTCAACGATAAGCTATTTGGCGGTTTAGTGGCGTTGAATTCGTTGAGGAACAGCGGAATTTTCGACCAGAGGTTGAAGGAGATGCTAGGGAGTAAATGCTCCGGTGATTCACCGGCAGCTCCTGTGTACGGGTTTGATGAACCGGAGGAGGAATCGATGGACGATATGGTGGAGATCGTAAGGGTTTTGAGACAGAGATTGCCTATTCAGGACCGTGTGATGAAGATGAAGATTGTGAAGAACTGCTTTGCTGGGTCTCAGATGGTGGAAGTGCTGATACAGCAGCTGGATTGCGGCAGAAAGAAG GCTGTTGAGATTGGCAAGCAGCTTGCAAGGAAGCATTTCATCCATCACGTCTTTGG GGAAAATGACTTTGAAGATGGAAACCACTATTATCGTTTTCTTGAGCATCAACCATTCATTTCCAAATGCTACAATTTTCGAGGATCTACAAATGACAGTGAACCCAAGTCAGCAATAAAGGTTGGCCAAAAGCTCAACAAAATAATGTCTGCAATACTTGAGTTCTATGCCTCTGATGACAGGTGCCATGTTGATTACGCTAGCATTAGCAGAAGTGAGGAATTCAGAAG ATATGTAAATTTGGCTGAAGATCTCCACAGGGTGGATCTACTAGAACTCTCAACAGATGAGAAACTGGCCTTCTTTATGAACCTGCATaatgccatggccatccatgcTGTAATTAGATTGGGGTGCCCTGAAGGGGTAATCGATCGGAGATCCTTCAATTCAGACTTCCAATACATTGTAGGAGGATCTGCTTACTCGCTCAATACCATAAAGAATGGAATTCTCAGAAACAATCGAAGACCTCCATACTCGTTGGTAaagccccttggagctggagacaAACGGTTGGAG ATAGCTCTTCCTAAAGTGAATCCATTAATTCATTTTGGGCTCTGCAATGGGACAAGGTCAAGTCCCACAGTAAGGTTTTTCACAGCCCAAGGAATTGAAGCTGAATTAAAATACGCTGCTAGGGAGTTCTTCCAAAGAACTGGAATGGAGGTGGACTTGGAAAAGAGGGCAGTTCATCTCACACGGATCATCAAGTG GTTCAGCGCAGATTTTGGACAAGAGAGAGACATTCTCAAGTGGATTATCAACTACTTGGATGCAACCAAAGCGGGTCTTCTGACACATCTTTTGGGAGATGGTGGCCCCATCAACATTGTGTACCAAAACTATGATTGGTCTGTCAATTCGTGA